One genomic region from Selenihalanaerobacter shriftii encodes:
- a CDS encoding argininosuccinate synthase has protein sequence MSKKDINKIVLAYSGGLDTSVAIKWLKDEYDAEVIAFAADVGQNEDLSPLEEKAIETGASNIYIEDLQDEFMKEYVFKGLKAGAKYEAKYPLATAYSRPLIAKKMIEVAKKEGADAVAHGCTGKGNDQVRFDVSFQALAPGIEIVAPLREWEFGSREEEIDYASKHDIPVDATKENPYSIDRNLWGISIECGILEDPWAEPPAEVYQITTAPEEAPDEPEYLEVTFVGGEPVAINGEEYEPVELVEKLNEVAGKHGIGRVDMVENRLVGIKSREIYEAPAATLLLDAHRHLEDLVLDRETYHYKELISEKYSELVYYGQWFSPLREALDAFIESTQQYVNGTVKVKLYKGNSTVVARKSDDSLYQENLATYEKSDIFNHESAIGFIELFGLPLKVHGKVHND, from the coding sequence ATGAGTAAAAAAGATATTAATAAAATAGTTTTAGCTTATTCAGGAGGATTAGACACTTCAGTTGCTATAAAATGGCTTAAAGATGAATATGATGCGGAGGTTATTGCTTTTGCTGCTGATGTAGGGCAGAATGAAGATTTATCTCCTTTAGAGGAAAAAGCAATAGAGACAGGTGCTAGTAATATATATATTGAAGATTTACAAGATGAATTTATGAAAGAATATGTATTTAAAGGTTTAAAGGCAGGTGCTAAATATGAAGCTAAATATCCTTTAGCTACTGCTTATTCTAGACCTTTAATTGCGAAGAAGATGATTGAGGTTGCTAAAAAGGAAGGGGCAGACGCTGTAGCTCATGGATGTACTGGAAAAGGTAATGACCAAGTAAGATTTGATGTTTCTTTCCAGGCTTTAGCACCAGGGATTGAGATTGTTGCTCCATTAAGAGAATGGGAATTTGGTTCTAGAGAAGAAGAGATAGATTATGCAAGTAAACATGATATTCCAGTAGATGCTACTAAAGAAAACCCTTATAGTATTGATCGAAATTTATGGGGAATCAGTATTGAATGTGGAATCTTAGAAGACCCATGGGCAGAACCACCAGCAGAGGTTTATCAGATAACTACAGCTCCAGAAGAGGCTCCTGATGAACCAGAATATTTAGAAGTTACTTTTGTAGGTGGTGAACCAGTAGCTATTAATGGTGAAGAGTATGAACCAGTAGAACTAGTAGAAAAGTTAAATGAGGTTGCTGGCAAGCATGGCATTGGTAGAGTAGATATGGTTGAGAATAGATTAGTAGGAATTAAGTCAAGAGAAATCTATGAAGCACCAGCAGCGACTTTACTTTTAGATGCTCATAGACATTTAGAGGATCTAGTATTAGATAGAGAAACTTATCATTATAAAGAATTAATTTCAGAAAAATATTCTGAATTAGTATATTATGGTCAATGGTTTTCTCCATTAAGAGAGGCATTAGATGCATTTATTGAAAGTACTCAACAATATGTCAATGGTACTGTGAAAGTGAAATTATATAAAGGAAATTCTACAGTGGTTGCTAGAAAGTCTGATGATTCATTGTACCAAGAGAATTTAGCTACTTATGAAAAGTCTGATATATTTAATCATGAATCCGCTATAGGATTTATTGAGTTATTTGGTTTGCCGTTAAAAGTTCACGGGAAGGTACATAACGATTAG